Proteins encoded within one genomic window of Hevea brasiliensis isolate MT/VB/25A 57/8 chromosome 8, ASM3005281v1, whole genome shotgun sequence:
- the LOC110644466 gene encoding autophagy-related protein 2 isoform X1 — translation MLYWNIAKSAEAVFSRWAMKRLFKFLLKKKLGQFLLGDIDLDQLDIQLRQGTIQLNDLALNVDYLNEKFGVSKSVIIKEGSIGSLSVKMPWKGKGFQVELDEVELVLALAPCPQNKSPAGDGNSGFNQDSNLRVQSEGGSHRHDMMDSSNDVHEGVKKIAKMVKWFLTSFHVNVKKLIVAFEPESEDEKKAGHQKTLVLRISEAECGTCVSEDTKSNSDARVENFLVISQLTNFITFQGAVLELLQMDDVDNQTCFPCPVGSSFGELLSGHCPSNATTPVVTGSNGGFSGSLKLNIPWKNGSLDIRKVDANISIDPVELRLQPSSIKWLLVSWETYMTLDKEKQNKSTDNVDLKSASNFYSSTSIPAIVATDKVIPPHGSLTVQESTSEAILSGSHLIPDWVSNSVKDNNKDDSQEELDLGASVDQFFECFDGMRSSQSALGSSGMWNWTCSVFSALTAASSLASGSLHIPLEQQHVQTNLQATLAGISIILSFQDEDQEYLCGPKDDHSNGLHVHYMITECKDIFVALQVCTQEMRFEGKVLYIEVADYSCNENDISNLHLTECSTDSRNQTLSIQYLQGDVQAALPLLALSVKYPDLDELSVQNASNFVFRNMTKVKLLSTSGVTHCQFTINSDSLDGRVQGSTSFSLRLPHFIFWVNFWSIHMLLDLLKDIGEYVKMYSKTDEFSPVNQKCGSSLGNVERGSCTGVATLSSAEKLEGNISIPNARIIICFPFGAVKDIESYFSWVQFIAFDFTSPSSFDKGNVQATSLLSDTSSWKSYTPKASSSLHMNVGNLNIYLVNPTSQSDAGSNSSGVPRQTFCAQKILSVSNRGGCPSTVSMIWQEGSVTGPCIAERAKSLAISEESRSRKKTAAKGYEFVSVTSVKDLEDTNSETRKEIILSSAFFLHIHLFSVSIDLGSSQYDNLHNLLDQMINILSGASCDPVNAGEFLSVSQASILVECASVEILIRPDMKEDVKNSLQSELPGSWHCLKLKVQKLDMLSVSNIGGIGGANFFWLAHGEGKLWGSITGVPDKEFLLISCSNSTRKRGDGGGSNALSSRLAGSDIIHLWDPINIHEFTSITVRCGTIVAVGGRLDWLDAISSFFSMPSNEIEKTDDDNLPKGDLNASCGTAFILKLVDIGLSYEPHLKNSVVTDLNSESSSSYLKDETSEPYVACLLAASSLTLLNTTTEGSMGNDYRIIVQDLGFLLCAAFENLGGTYSVEYLHEMGYVKVAQEALVEAIFRTNCENGLSWELECSESHICVETCHDTTSGLILLAAQLQQLFAPDFEESIVHLQTRWNNVHQAQERNEFNDGFRITNNNSALSTFQVQVSSGDSNNKLGVVGLMDEIVEDAFHLDGNQDCEFDSSESQVCVSFDESLRQEACCPSVGTPELVSDDASLDGPTPVIGLESSQTSYFQNGFLPELIEGYCLSDLRLLSELSIGRQLPSQILKSQSRNFGDGDLGRGNSGWYEDTSLSIVENHISEASREASLNEGLADKLPTFDCTRTDDVGKPSGRVLLKNVKLSWRIFAGSDWYTHENNGGSSRSIYGRDTTACLELELCGTQFQYDLFPVGGICASKLSLSVQDFYLHDRSKSAPWKRVLGYYHSKDRPRESSSKALKLELEAVRPDPLTPLEEYRLRIALLPMLLQLHQSHFDFLIGFFGAKGSSTDQSSDPDQNSGVAKPYATKNLAGHRIADEALLPYFQKFDVWPTVLRVDYSPYRVDLAALGSGKYVELVNLVPWKGVELKLKHVHAVGVYGWGNVCETTMGEWLEDISQNQMHKVLQGLPTIRSLVAVGAGASKLVSLPVESYRKDQRVLKGMQRGTIAFLRSISLEAIGLGVHLAAGAHDMLLQAEYILTRIPPVKGKTKPNVRCNQPKNAQQGIQQAYESLSDGLGKSASVLVQAPLKKYQRGASAGSALATAIRGVPAAAIAPVSACASAAHYTFLGLRNSLDPERKKESMDKYLGPTRPRDLD, via the exons ATGTTATACTGGAACATAGCGAAATCGGCGGAGGCCGTTTTCTCGCGGTGGGCGATGAAGCGGCTCTTCAAGTTCTTGTTGAAGAAGAAATTAGGGCAATTCTTGTTGGGGGATATTGATCTTGACCAGCTTGATATCCAGCTCCGCCAAGGCACTATCCAGCTTAATGATCTTGCGCTTAATGTTGATTATCTTAACGAAAAG TTTGGTGTATCAAAATCAGTGATCATAAAAGAAGGTTCAATTGGCTCCCTATCAGTTAAAATGCCTTGGAAGGGTAAAGGTTTTCAGGTTGAGTTGGATGAGGTTGAGCTTGTGCTTGCGCTTGCCCCTTGTCCACAGAATAAATCACCTGCAGGAGATGGGAATAGCGGTTTCAATCAAGATAGTAATCTTCGTGTACAAAGTGAGGGAGGAAGTCATAGGCATGATATGATGGATAGTTCAAATGATGTTCATGAAGGTGTCAAGAAAATTGCAAAGATGGTGAAATGGTTTCTGACAAGCTTCCATGTTAATGTCAAAAAATTAATTGTTGCATTTGAACCAGAATCAGAGGATGAGAAGAAGGCTGGTCATCAGAAAACCTTGGTTCTTCGAATATCTGAAGCAGAATGTGGAACTTGTGTTTCTGAAGATACTAAGTCAAATTCTGATGCAAGAGTTGAGAACTTTCTCGTAATAAGTCAGCTAACAAACTTTATAACATTTCAAGGAGCAGTACTTGAACTACTTCAGATGGATGATGTTGATAATCAAACTTGTTTTCCTTGTCCAGTAGGTTCAAGTTTTGGTGAGTTGTTATCAGGGCACTGTCCATCTAATGCCACGACTCCAGTTGTGACTGGGAGTAATGGTGGATTTTCAGGGAGTTTAAAGCTGAATATCCCTTGGAAGAATGGTTCCCTAGATATTCGCAAAGTGGATGCTAATATTTCCATTGATCCTGTAGAATTGAGATTGCAACCTAGTTCAATCAAGTGGTTGTTAGTTTCATGGGAAACTTATATGACTTTGGATAAGGAGAAACAGAACAAGTCAACAGACAATGTTGATTTGAAGTCGGCTTCTAATTTCTATTCATCAACTTCCATTCCTGCTATTGTTGCTACTGATAAGGTGATCCCTCCTCATGGTTCTTTGACTGTGCAAGAATCAACAAGTGAAGCTATACTATCTGGATCACATCTTATACCTGATTGGGTTTCGAATTCTGTAAAAGACAATAATAAAGATGATAGCCAAGAAGAACTTGATCTTGGGGCAAG TGTGGACCAGTTCTTTGAATGTTTTGATGGAATGAGAAGTTCACAATCTGCACTAGGAAGCAGTGGAATGTGGAACTGGACATGTTCTGTTTTCAGTGCATTAACTGCTGCATCCAGTCTTGCTTCTGGATCTTTGCATATCCCCTTGG AGCAGCAGCATGTTCAGACCAACCTTCAAGCAACTTTGGCTGGAATTTCTATCATATTATCTTTCCAAGATGAAGATCAGGAGTATTTGTGTGGTCCAAAGGATGATCATAGTAATGGCTTACATGTTCACTATATGATCACTGAGTGCAAAGACATTTTTGTTGCTTTGCAG GTATGTACTCAAGAAATGAGATTTGAAGGAAAAGTGCTGTATATTGAGGTTGCTGATTACTCCTGCAATGAAAATGATATCTCAAACCTTCACTTGACGGAGTGTAGTACTGATAGCAGAAATCAAACTCTTTCTATTCAATATCTGCAAGGAGACGTTCAAGCTGCTCTTCCTCTGTTGGCCTTATCTGTGAAATATCCTGATTTAGATGAATTAAGTGTTCAAAATGCTTCAAATTTTGTTTTTAGAAATATGACAAAAGTCAAATTGCTTAGTACCTCAGGTGTCACTCATTGCCAATTTACTATAAATTCTGATTCATTAGATGGACGTGTACAAGGTTCAACATCGTTTTCATTGCGATTGCCACATTTCATATTTTGGGTGAACTTCTGGTCTATACATATGTTATTGGATCTTCTGAAGGACATTGGAGAATATGTGAAAATGTACAGTAAGACAGATGAATTTTCTCCTGTCAATCAAAAGTGTGGATCATCTCTTGGCAATGTGGAAAGGGGTTCATGTACTGGTGTTGCAACATTGTCATCTGCAGAAAAATTAGAAGGCAATATATCAATCCCTAATGCGAGGATAATTATATGTTTCCCCTTTGGAGCTGTCAAAGATATTGAGAGTTACTTTTCCTGGGTTCAATTTATTGCTTTTGACTTTACCTCACCATCATCTTTTGACAAGGGAAATGTTCAAGCCACTAGTTTATTGTCAGATACCAGTTCTTGGAAAAGTTATACTCCAAAGGCTTCTAGCTCTTTGCATATGAATGTTGGTAATCTAAATATTTACTTGGTCAATCCTACAAGTCAAAGTGATGCTGGAAGCAACTCCTCTGGTGTGCCAAGGCAGACATTTTGTGCTCAGAAGATTTTATCCGTCAGCAACAGAGGTGGTTGTCCTTCTACTGTTAGTATGATTTGGCAGGAGGGTTCTGTGACCGGTCCTTGCATAGCTGAGAGAGCCAAGTCCTTGGCTATTTCAGAGGAATCTAGGAGCAGGAAAAAAACTGCAGCGAAAGGTTATGAATTTGTCTCTGTAACTTCTGTGAAGGATCTGGAAGACACGAATTCTGAAACTCGGAAGGAGATAATTTTGAGCTCTGCATTTTTCCTGCATATTCATCTATTTTCTGTTTCCATTGATCTTGGCAGTTCTCAATATGATAATTTGCATAATCTTTTGGATCAGATGATTAATATATTATCAGGAGCATCCTGTGACCCAGTAAATGCTGGCGAATTTTTGTCTGTATCTCAAGCATCAATCCTTGTGGAATGTGCTTCCGTAGAGATTTTAATTAGACCAGATATGAAGGAGGATGTGAAAAATTCATTGCAGAGTGAACTTCCTGGATCATGGCATTGTTTAAAATTGAAAGTTCAGAAGCTTGATATGTTGTCTGTTTCAAATATTGGAGGGATTGGGGGTGCCAATTTCTTTTGGCTAGCCCATGGAGAAGGTAAATTGTGGGGTTCAATCACTGGCGTTCCAGATAAGGAGTTTCTTCTGATTTCTTGTAGCAACTCTACAAGGAAACGTGGTGATGGAGGAGGTTCAAATGCATTATCGTCTAGGTTGGCTGGTTCTGATATTATACATCTATGGGATCCAATAAACATACATGAATTTACATCTATTACTGTCAGATGTGGCACAATTGTGGCTGTCGGTGGTCGCTTGGATTGGTTGGATGCAATATCCTCCTTTTTCAGCATGCCTTCTAATGAAATTGAGAAAACAGATGATGATAATTTGCCAAAGGGGGATTTGAATGCATCTTGTGGAACTGCTTTCATTCTGAAATTGGTTGATATTGGTTTAAGTTATGAGCCCCATTTGAAGAATTCAGTGGTTACTGATCTCAATTCTGAGTCCAGTTCCTCATATTTGAAAGATGAAACAAGTGAGCCATATGTTGCTTGTCTGTTAGCTGCATCTTCCTTGACTCTTTTGAATACTACTACAGAGGGTTCTATGGGCAATGATTACAGAATTATAGTGCAAGATTTGGGGTTCCTTCTTTGTGCAGCATTTGAGAATCTTGGTGGCACTTACAGTGTGGAGTATCTTCATGAGATGGGTTATGTTAAAGTTGCTCAGGAGGCACTTGTTGAAGCAATTTTCAGAACCAACTGTGAGAACGGTCTTTCATGGGAGTTAGAATGTTCAGAATCCCACATCTGTGTGGAAACCTGCCATGACACTACCTCTGGTTTGATTCTGTTGGCTGCTCAACTCCAGCAGCTTTTTGCCCCTGATTTCGAGGAATCAATTGTGCACTTGCAGACTCGGTGGAATAATGTTCATCAAGCCCAAGAGAGGAATGAATTCAATGATGGTTTTAGGATAACCAATAATAATTCTGCTTTGTCAACTTTTCAAGTGCAGGTCTCTAGTGGAGATTCAAATAATAAACTGGGGGTTGTTGGTTTAATGGATGAGATAGTTGAAGATGCATTTCATTTGGATGGGAATCAGGACTGCGAATTTGATTCTAGTGAATCACAAGTTTGTGTTTCATTTGATGAAAGCCTCCGTCAAGAGGCTTGCTGCCCCAGTGTTGGAACTCCTGAACTTGTTTCTGATGATGCATCTTTGGATGGACCTACGCCTGTAATAGGACTTGAAAGTAGTCAAACCTCATATTTTCAGAATGGTTTCTTGCCAGAACTTATAGAAGGCTATTGCTTGTCTGATTTACGCCTATTGTCCGAATTGTCTATTGGCAGGCAGTTGCCATCTCAGATTCTTAAATCCCAATCCAGGAATTTTGGGGATGGAGATCTTGGAAGAGGAAATAGCGGATGGTATGAGGATACTTCTTTAAGCATTGTTGAAAATCACATTTCTGAAGCAAGTAGGGAAGCCAGCTTGAATGAGGGTTTGGCAGACAAGCTTCCAACTTTTGACTGTACAAGAACTGATGATGTTGGAAAGCCCTCAGGACGTGTACTTCTTAAAAACGTTAAGTTGAGCTGGAGAATTTTTGCTGGTTCTGACTGGTATACGCATGAAAACAATGGTGGGTCTTCTAGAAGTATTTATGGAAGGGATACAACTGCTTGTCTAGAGCTTGAACTATGTGGGACACAGTTTCAATACGACTTGTTCCCTGTTGGTGGAATATGTGCCTCTAAGCTTTCTCTTTCAGTTCAGGACTTTTACCTTCATGATAGGAGCAAATCTGCACCTTGGAAACGG GTACTGGGATATTATCATTCAAAAGATCGTCCTAGGGAATCCTCTTCAAAAGCGCTTAAGCTAGAGTTGGAAGCTGTCAGACCAGATCCTTTAACCCCTCTTGAGGAGTACCG GTTGCGCATAGCTTTGCTTCCTATGCTATTGCAACTTCATCAGAGCCACTTTGATTTTCTCATTGGCTTTTTTGGTGCAAAGGGCTCGTCAACTGACCAGTCTTCCGATCCTGATCAAAATTCAGGTGTTGCAAAACCATACGCAACAAAGAATCTTGCAGGACATAGAATAGCAGATGAGGCATTGCTTCCCTATTTTCAG AAGTTTGATGTATGGCCTACTGTTCTTCGGGTTGACTACAGTCCCTACCGCGTTGATCTTGCAGCACTAGGAAGTGGGAAGTATGTGGAACTTGTAAACCTTGTCCCTTGGAAG GGGGTTGAGCTAAAGCTCAAACATGTTCATGCTGTTGGGGTCTATGGCTGGGGCAATGTATGTGAAACGACCATGGGGGAGTGGCTGGAGGATATTTCTCAAAATCAG ATGCATAAAGTTTTGCAAGGCCTTCCTACCATCAGATCCTTGGTTGCTGTTGGTGCTGGTGCTTCAAAGCTTGTTTCTTTGCCAGTTGAGAGCTACAGGAAAGATCAAAGAGTACTCAAAGGAATGCAGAGAG GTACAATTGCATTTCTTAGAAGCATATCACTTGAAGCTATTGGACTTGGGGTGCATTTGGCAGCAGGGGCACATGACATGTTGCTCCAAGCAGAATATATTCTCACAAGGATTCCTCCTGTCAAAGGCAAAACAAAGCCAAATGTAAGATGTAATCAGCCAAAAAATGCTCAACAAGGAATTCAACAG GCATATGAGAGCCTCAGTGATGGCCTAGGGAAATCTGCTTCTGTTTTAGTTCAGGCACCATTGAAGAAGTACCAGCGTGGAGCCAGTGCAGGATCTGCCTTGGCAACTGCTATACGAGGTGTTCCTGCTGCTGCTATAGCTCCAGTTTCTGCTTGTGCAAGTGCAGCACATTATACTTTTCTTGGCCTAAGAAATAG CCTTGATCCTGAGCGCAAGAAAGAGTCAATGGACAAGTATCTGGGTCCCACTCGGCCACGTGATTTGGATTGA